A window of the Megalopta genalis isolate 19385.01 chromosome 2, iyMegGena1_principal, whole genome shotgun sequence genome harbors these coding sequences:
- the LOC117229894 gene encoding cationic amino acid transporter 3 isoform X3 — protein MILNKYCFLLIVACCLSIGHALECYVCTDQEGNREKCLKSTKTCEQGQDACFTEIKWGSTPYWSQGAKKQFYVSKRCSTKKECERIKHSNMDDCTYIWYQDWKCSDCCQGDKCNYYVILYNMRSWKTADLLRAFGRKKDVTPQQDTKLARCLTTLDLTALGIGSTLGVGVYVLAGSVSKTTAGPAVIISFAIAAIASMFAGLCYAEFGARVPRAGSAYVYSYVTVGEFTAFLIGWTLILEYVIGSASVVRGLSTYVDALFNNTMRNAFESAAPIDISHLSSYPDFFAFGVTLIFSAALAFGAKESSVANNFFTLVNLLVVLFVIIAGSFKADVTNWKTKPPCTEDSCDYGTGGFAPYGIAGIITGAATCFYGFIGFDCVATTGEEAKEPQKSIPIAIVVSLTVVFLAYFGVSTVLTTVLPYYEQNPDAPFPHLFDKIGWSWAKWIVTIGAICGLCASLLGAMFPLPRVIYAMASDGLIFGWMGKVSSRFQTPLMGTFSAGLLTGVLAAIFELTQLVNMMSIGTLLAYSIVATCVLILRYEESEAYEKKGDRDPRSVTFITKQLINVNGLKHSTKLTSQIVTYLVVCYLVLCVCIGVIASLYAKDIANGEATIIAPLAILVIALLIVLTFIYKQPTSGKKLAFSVPLVPFLPALSILINVYLMLMLDKMTWVRFSIWMVIGLGIYFCYGVRHSKIRQQKCQKPTENVVNEETWNTIDIPKLT, from the exons ATGATACTAAACAAATATTGTTTCCTGCTGATCGTCGCATGCTGTTTATCTATAG GCCACGCCCTGGAGTGTTATGTGTGCACCGATCAGGAAGGTAACAGAGAAAAATGTTTGAAAAGCACAAAAACTTGCGAGCAAGGCCAAGACGCTTGTTTCACCGAGATCAAATGGGGAA GCACACCGTATTGGTCTCAGGGTGCTAAGAAACAATTTTACGTTTCTAAGAGGTGTTCCACCAAAAAGGAGTGCGAGAGGATAAAGCACAGCAATATGGATGATTGCACGTACATCTGGTATCAGGATTGGAAATGTTCGGATTGCTGTCAAGGAGACAAATGCAATTATTATGTCATT TTGTACAACATGAGGTCGTGGAAAACTGCGGACCTTCTGAGAGCCTTCGGCCGGAAGAAGGATGTGACTCCTCAGCAGGACACCAAACTGGCGAGGTGTCTGACCACGTTGGACTTAACGGCGTTAGGAATCGGTTCGACTCTCGGCGTGGGTGTTTATGTGCTCGCCGGATCGGTCTCGAAAACAACCGCTGGGCCTGCCGTGATAATCTCTTTCGCCATCGCGGCGATCGCTTCCATGTTCGCAG GATTGTGTTACGCCGAATTCGGGGCTCGAGTTCCGCGAGCCGGATCGGCATACGTGTACAGCTACGTGACCGTGGGAGAGTTCACGGCTTTTCTGATCGGTTGGACGCTGATCCTGGAGTACGTGATCGGTTCGGCGAGCGTGGTACGCGGCTTGAGCACCTACGTGGACGCGTTGTTCAACAACACGATGAGGAACGCGTTCGAATCGGCGGCGCCCATCGACATCAGTCACCTGTCCTCTTATCCGGACTTCTTCGCATTTGGAGTGACTCTAATCTTTTCCG CTGCGCTAGCCTTTGGGGCGAAGGAGTCATCTGTGGCGAACAACTTCTTCACCTTGGTGAACCTGCTGGTGGTTTTGTTCGTGATCATTGCTGGATCGTTCAAAG CTGACGTAACCAATTGGAAAACGAAGCCTCCATGCACGGAAGACAGCTGCGATTACGGGACCGGAGGATTCGCGCCTTATGGCATCGCCGGCATCATAACAGGAGCTGCGACATGCTTCTACGGATTCATCGGTTTCGATTGCGTGGCGACCACTGGCGAGGAGGCGAAGGAGCCACAAAAGTCCATTCCAATAGCGATCGTGGTTTCGTTGACCGTCGTCTTCCTGGCGTACTTCGGAGTCTCCACGGTCCTCACCACCGTTCTACCGTACTACGAGCAGAACCCGGACGCACCATTCCCGCATCTCTTCGACAAGATCGGCTGGAGCTGGGCGAAATGGATCGTCACGATCGGTGCTATCTGCGGCCTGTGCGCAAG CTTGTTAGGTGCGATGTTCCCGCTACCTCGAGTTATCTATGCCATGGCCTCGGACGGATTGATATTCGGATGGATGGGCAAGGTCAGCTCGCGATTCCAGACGCCACTCATGGGCACCTTCTCTGCGGGACTTCTCACAG GTGTGCTGGCCGCAATATTCGAACTGACGCAACTGGTCAACATGATGAGCATCGGAACGCTGCTCGCCTACTCGATCGTTGCAACTTGCGTGTTAATACTGCG GTACGAAGAAAGCGAAGCATACGAAAAGAAGGGAGATCGTGATCCGAGGTCTGTAACGTTCATCACCAAGCAACTAATTAACGTTAATGGATTGAAACACTCGACGAAACTGACGTCGCAAATCGTCACGTACCTAGTCGTTTGCTACC TTGTTTTGTGCGTCTGCATCGGTGTCATAGCTTCGCTGTATGCCAAGGATATAGCGAATGGAGAAGCCACGATCATTGCGCCCCTAGCGATTTTAGTAATCGCTTTGCTGATCGTCCTCACCTTCATCTACAAACAACCGACTTCAGGAAAGAAACTTGCGTTTTCG GTTCCACTAGTACCGTTCCTGCCCGCACTCAGTATTCTCATAAATGTTTACTTGATGCTGATGTTGGACAAGATGACGTGGGTGCGATTCTCGATATGGATGGTTATCG GACTCGGCATATATTTCTGTTACGGTGTCCGGCACAGTAAAATTAGGCAACAGAAATGTCAAAAGCCGACCGAGAACGTTGTCAATGAAGAAACATGGAACACCATAGACATCCCCAAACTCACGTGA
- the LOC117229894 gene encoding cationic amino acid transporter 2 isoform X1, with protein MNSSMSCTLYKLYNMRSWKTADLLRAFGRKKDVTPQQDTKLARCLTTLDLTALGIGSTLGVGVYVLAGSVSKTTAGPAVIISFAIAAIASMFAGLCYAEFGARVPRAGSAYVYSYVTVGEFTAFLIGWTLILEYVIGSASVVRGLSTYVDALFNNTMRNAFESAAPIDISHLSSYPDFFAFGVTLIFSAALAFGAKESSVANNFFTLVNLLVVLFVIIAGSFKADVTNWKTKPPCTEDSCDYGTGGFAPYGIAGIITGAATCFYGFIGFDCVATTGEEAKEPQKSIPIAIVVSLTVVFLAYFGVSTVLTTVLPYYEQNPDAPFPHLFDKIGWSWAKWIVTIGAICGLCASLLGAMFPLPRVIYAMASDGLIFGWMGKVSSRFQTPLMGTFSAGLLTGVLAAIFELTQLVNMMSIGTLLAYSIVATCVLILRYEESEAYEKKGDRDPRSVTFITKQLINVNGLKHSTKLTSQIVTYLVVCYLVLCVCIGVIASLYAKDIANGEATIIAPLAILVIALLIVLTFIYKQPTSGKKLAFSVPLVPFLPALSILINVYLMLMLDKMTWVRFSIWMVIGLGIYFCYGVRHSKIRQQKCQKPTENVVNEETWNTIDIPKLT; from the exons ATGAACTCGTCGATGAGTTGCACCCTGTACAAG TTGTACAACATGAGGTCGTGGAAAACTGCGGACCTTCTGAGAGCCTTCGGCCGGAAGAAGGATGTGACTCCTCAGCAGGACACCAAACTGGCGAGGTGTCTGACCACGTTGGACTTAACGGCGTTAGGAATCGGTTCGACTCTCGGCGTGGGTGTTTATGTGCTCGCCGGATCGGTCTCGAAAACAACCGCTGGGCCTGCCGTGATAATCTCTTTCGCCATCGCGGCGATCGCTTCCATGTTCGCAG GATTGTGTTACGCCGAATTCGGGGCTCGAGTTCCGCGAGCCGGATCGGCATACGTGTACAGCTACGTGACCGTGGGAGAGTTCACGGCTTTTCTGATCGGTTGGACGCTGATCCTGGAGTACGTGATCGGTTCGGCGAGCGTGGTACGCGGCTTGAGCACCTACGTGGACGCGTTGTTCAACAACACGATGAGGAACGCGTTCGAATCGGCGGCGCCCATCGACATCAGTCACCTGTCCTCTTATCCGGACTTCTTCGCATTTGGAGTGACTCTAATCTTTTCCG CTGCGCTAGCCTTTGGGGCGAAGGAGTCATCTGTGGCGAACAACTTCTTCACCTTGGTGAACCTGCTGGTGGTTTTGTTCGTGATCATTGCTGGATCGTTCAAAG CTGACGTAACCAATTGGAAAACGAAGCCTCCATGCACGGAAGACAGCTGCGATTACGGGACCGGAGGATTCGCGCCTTATGGCATCGCCGGCATCATAACAGGAGCTGCGACATGCTTCTACGGATTCATCGGTTTCGATTGCGTGGCGACCACTGGCGAGGAGGCGAAGGAGCCACAAAAGTCCATTCCAATAGCGATCGTGGTTTCGTTGACCGTCGTCTTCCTGGCGTACTTCGGAGTCTCCACGGTCCTCACCACCGTTCTACCGTACTACGAGCAGAACCCGGACGCACCATTCCCGCATCTCTTCGACAAGATCGGCTGGAGCTGGGCGAAATGGATCGTCACGATCGGTGCTATCTGCGGCCTGTGCGCAAG CTTGTTAGGTGCGATGTTCCCGCTACCTCGAGTTATCTATGCCATGGCCTCGGACGGATTGATATTCGGATGGATGGGCAAGGTCAGCTCGCGATTCCAGACGCCACTCATGGGCACCTTCTCTGCGGGACTTCTCACAG GTGTGCTGGCCGCAATATTCGAACTGACGCAACTGGTCAACATGATGAGCATCGGAACGCTGCTCGCCTACTCGATCGTTGCAACTTGCGTGTTAATACTGCG GTACGAAGAAAGCGAAGCATACGAAAAGAAGGGAGATCGTGATCCGAGGTCTGTAACGTTCATCACCAAGCAACTAATTAACGTTAATGGATTGAAACACTCGACGAAACTGACGTCGCAAATCGTCACGTACCTAGTCGTTTGCTACC TTGTTTTGTGCGTCTGCATCGGTGTCATAGCTTCGCTGTATGCCAAGGATATAGCGAATGGAGAAGCCACGATCATTGCGCCCCTAGCGATTTTAGTAATCGCTTTGCTGATCGTCCTCACCTTCATCTACAAACAACCGACTTCAGGAAAGAAACTTGCGTTTTCG GTTCCACTAGTACCGTTCCTGCCCGCACTCAGTATTCTCATAAATGTTTACTTGATGCTGATGTTGGACAAGATGACGTGGGTGCGATTCTCGATATGGATGGTTATCG GACTCGGCATATATTTCTGTTACGGTGTCCGGCACAGTAAAATTAGGCAACAGAAATGTCAAAAGCCGACCGAGAACGTTGTCAATGAAGAAACATGGAACACCATAGACATCCCCAAACTCACGTGA
- the LOC117229894 gene encoding cationic amino acid transporter 2 isoform X2, which translates to MRSWKTADLLRAFGRKKDVTPQQDTKLARCLTTLDLTALGIGSTLGVGVYVLAGSVSKTTAGPAVIISFAIAAIASMFAGLCYAEFGARVPRAGSAYVYSYVTVGEFTAFLIGWTLILEYVIGSASVVRGLSTYVDALFNNTMRNAFESAAPIDISHLSSYPDFFAFGVTLIFSAALAFGAKESSVANNFFTLVNLLVVLFVIIAGSFKADVTNWKTKPPCTEDSCDYGTGGFAPYGIAGIITGAATCFYGFIGFDCVATTGEEAKEPQKSIPIAIVVSLTVVFLAYFGVSTVLTTVLPYYEQNPDAPFPHLFDKIGWSWAKWIVTIGAICGLCASLLGAMFPLPRVIYAMASDGLIFGWMGKVSSRFQTPLMGTFSAGLLTGVLAAIFELTQLVNMMSIGTLLAYSIVATCVLILRYEESEAYEKKGDRDPRSVTFITKQLINVNGLKHSTKLTSQIVTYLVVCYLVLCVCIGVIASLYAKDIANGEATIIAPLAILVIALLIVLTFIYKQPTSGKKLAFSVPLVPFLPALSILINVYLMLMLDKMTWVRFSIWMVIGLGIYFCYGVRHSKIRQQKCQKPTENVVNEETWNTIDIPKLT; encoded by the exons ATGAGGTCGTGGAAAACTGCGGACCTTCTGAGAGCCTTCGGCCGGAAGAAGGATGTGACTCCTCAGCAGGACACCAAACTGGCGAGGTGTCTGACCACGTTGGACTTAACGGCGTTAGGAATCGGTTCGACTCTCGGCGTGGGTGTTTATGTGCTCGCCGGATCGGTCTCGAAAACAACCGCTGGGCCTGCCGTGATAATCTCTTTCGCCATCGCGGCGATCGCTTCCATGTTCGCAG GATTGTGTTACGCCGAATTCGGGGCTCGAGTTCCGCGAGCCGGATCGGCATACGTGTACAGCTACGTGACCGTGGGAGAGTTCACGGCTTTTCTGATCGGTTGGACGCTGATCCTGGAGTACGTGATCGGTTCGGCGAGCGTGGTACGCGGCTTGAGCACCTACGTGGACGCGTTGTTCAACAACACGATGAGGAACGCGTTCGAATCGGCGGCGCCCATCGACATCAGTCACCTGTCCTCTTATCCGGACTTCTTCGCATTTGGAGTGACTCTAATCTTTTCCG CTGCGCTAGCCTTTGGGGCGAAGGAGTCATCTGTGGCGAACAACTTCTTCACCTTGGTGAACCTGCTGGTGGTTTTGTTCGTGATCATTGCTGGATCGTTCAAAG CTGACGTAACCAATTGGAAAACGAAGCCTCCATGCACGGAAGACAGCTGCGATTACGGGACCGGAGGATTCGCGCCTTATGGCATCGCCGGCATCATAACAGGAGCTGCGACATGCTTCTACGGATTCATCGGTTTCGATTGCGTGGCGACCACTGGCGAGGAGGCGAAGGAGCCACAAAAGTCCATTCCAATAGCGATCGTGGTTTCGTTGACCGTCGTCTTCCTGGCGTACTTCGGAGTCTCCACGGTCCTCACCACCGTTCTACCGTACTACGAGCAGAACCCGGACGCACCATTCCCGCATCTCTTCGACAAGATCGGCTGGAGCTGGGCGAAATGGATCGTCACGATCGGTGCTATCTGCGGCCTGTGCGCAAG CTTGTTAGGTGCGATGTTCCCGCTACCTCGAGTTATCTATGCCATGGCCTCGGACGGATTGATATTCGGATGGATGGGCAAGGTCAGCTCGCGATTCCAGACGCCACTCATGGGCACCTTCTCTGCGGGACTTCTCACAG GTGTGCTGGCCGCAATATTCGAACTGACGCAACTGGTCAACATGATGAGCATCGGAACGCTGCTCGCCTACTCGATCGTTGCAACTTGCGTGTTAATACTGCG GTACGAAGAAAGCGAAGCATACGAAAAGAAGGGAGATCGTGATCCGAGGTCTGTAACGTTCATCACCAAGCAACTAATTAACGTTAATGGATTGAAACACTCGACGAAACTGACGTCGCAAATCGTCACGTACCTAGTCGTTTGCTACC TTGTTTTGTGCGTCTGCATCGGTGTCATAGCTTCGCTGTATGCCAAGGATATAGCGAATGGAGAAGCCACGATCATTGCGCCCCTAGCGATTTTAGTAATCGCTTTGCTGATCGTCCTCACCTTCATCTACAAACAACCGACTTCAGGAAAGAAACTTGCGTTTTCG GTTCCACTAGTACCGTTCCTGCCCGCACTCAGTATTCTCATAAATGTTTACTTGATGCTGATGTTGGACAAGATGACGTGGGTGCGATTCTCGATATGGATGGTTATCG GACTCGGCATATATTTCTGTTACGGTGTCCGGCACAGTAAAATTAGGCAACAGAAATGTCAAAAGCCGACCGAGAACGTTGTCAATGAAGAAACATGGAACACCATAGACATCCCCAAACTCACGTGA
- the Prp6 gene encoding pre-mRNA processing factor 6 has protein sequence MAVPSVSLSTRNKKHFLGVPAPLGYVAGVGRGATGFTTRSDIGPARDANDVSDDRHAPPTKRTKKKEEEEEDEEDLNDSNYDEFSGYGGSLFSKDPYDKDDEEADAIYEAIDKRMDEKRKEYREKRLREELERYRQERPKIQQQFSDLKRELVNVTEEEWKNVPEVGDARNRKQRNPRAEKFTPLPDSVLARNLGGETSSSIDPSSGLASMMPGVATPGMLTPTGDLDLRKIGQARNTLMNVKLNQVSDSVEGQTVVDPKGYLTDLQSMIPTYGGDINDIKKARLLLKSVRETNPNHPPAWIASARLEEVTGKVQAARNLIMKGCEVNPTSEDLWLEAARLQPPDTAKAVIAQSVRHIPTSVRIWIKAADLETETKAKRRVYRKALEHIPNSVRLWKAAVELEEPEDARILLSRAVECCPTSVDLWLALARLETYDNARKVLNKARENIPTDRQIWTTAAKLEEANGNKHMVEKIIDRAISSLSANGVEINREHWFKEAMEAEKAGAVHTCQVIVKAIIGFGVEEEDRKHTWMEDAETCAQQGALECARAVYAYALSTFPSKKSIWLRAAYFEKTYGTRESLESLLQRAVAHCPKSEVLWLMGAKSKWLAGDVPAARGILSLAFQANPNSEEIWLAAVKLESENSEYERARRLLAKARASAPTPRVMMKSAKLEWALNNLDAALLLLREALEAFDDFPKLWLMKGQIEEQQGNLDKALDTYNQAIKKCPSSIPLWRLLAQLEHRKSQVTKARSVLEKARLKNPKNAELWLEAIRNELKNGGVRDMANTLMAKALQECPTSGLLWAEAIFMEPRPQRKTKSVDALKKCEHDPHVLLAVSKLFWCEHKISKCRDWFNRTVKIDPDLGDAWAYFYKFELLNGTEEQQEDVKKRCITAEPHHGENWCKVSKNIVNWCLSIDQILILVAKDLPIPI, from the exons ATGGCAGTGCCATCAGTTTCTTTGTCGACAAGAAATAAAAAGCATTTCTTAGGAGTACCAGCACCCTTAGGATATGTTGCTGGTGTTGGAAGAGG AGCTACAGGATTTACAACCAGATCTGATATTGGTCCAGCTCGGGATGCGAATGacgtatc AGATGATCGACATGCTCCACCTACAAAGCGAACAaaaaagaaagaggaagaggaagaagatgaagaagatttgAATGATTCTAATTATGATGAATTCTCTGGATATGGAGGTTCACTTTTTAGTAAA GATCCGTATGATAAAGATGACGAAGAAGCCGATGCTATATACGAAGCTATCGACAAGCGAATGGACGAAAAGCGTAAAGAGTATAGGGAGAAAAGGCTTAGAGAAGAACTAGAGAGGTACCGTCAAGAACGTCCTAAAATTCAGCAGCAGTTTTCAGATTTAAAGAGGGAATTGGTAAATGTAACCGAGGAAGAATGGAAAAATGTTCCAGAAGTAGGCGATGCAAGAAATAGGAAACAGCGAAATCCGCGAGCTGAAAAGTTTACTCCATTACCAGATTCCGTACTTGCTAGGAATTTAGGAGGTGAAACATCCTCAAGTATCGATCCCTCAAGTGGTCTAGCTTCTATGATGCCTGGTGTAGCAACACCTGGAATGCTGACTCCAAcaggagatttagatttaagaaAAATTGGACAAGCCAGAAATACCTTGATGAAcgttaagctaaatcaggtttccGATTCCGTCGAGGGACAAACGGTTGTCGATCCGAAGGGATACCTTACCGATTTGCAAAGTATGATTCCGACATACGGCGGTGATATCAA CGACATCAAGAAAGCCAGATTATTGTTAAAGTCTGTAAGAGAAACGAACCCCAATCATCCTCCAGCGTGGATCGCGTCTGCCCGTTTAGAGGAGGTGACAGGAAAGGTACAAGCCGCCCGAAATTTAATAATGAAAGGTTGCGAGGTGAATCCAACGTCAGAAGATTTATGGCTGGAAGCGGCCAGACTTCAGCCACCGGATACAGCTAAAGCGGTGATCGCACAATCCGTACGGCACATACCTACGTCAGTTAGGATTTGGATAAAAGCGGCTGATTTAGAGACGGAAACGAAAGCGAAAAGAAGAGTGTATCGTAAAGCGCTGGAGCATATTCCGAACTCGGTTAGACTTTGGAAAGCGGCGGTCGAGTTAGAGGAGCCGGAAGATGCTCGCATTTTGCTTAGTCGTGCTGTCGAATGCTGTCCCACCAGTGTAGATTTATGGCTCGCCCTGGCAAGATTAGAAACCTATGACAACGCGAGAAAGGTTCTTAATAAAGCAAGAGAGAATATTCCAACCGACAGACAAATTTGGACTACCGCTGCTAAATTGGAGGAAGCTAATGGGAACAAACACATGGTAGAAAAGATCATAGATCGCGCTATATCTTCTCTGAGCGCAAACGGAGTAGAAATCAACAGGGAACATTGGTTCAAAGAAGCTATGGAAGCTGAGAAAGCGGGTGCAGTGCACACCTGTCAAGTTATTGTTAAAGCGATTATTGGTTTTGGAGTAGAAGAGGAGGACAGGAAACATACATGGATGGAAGACGCGGAAACT TGTGCTCAACAAGGTGCTTTGGAATGTGCTAGGGCCGTATACGCCTACGCATTGTCGACTTTCCCTAGTAAAAAGTCAATTTGGCTGCGTGCAGCTTATTTCGAGAAAACATACGGAACGCGAGAGTCTCTGGAATCTTTGCTGCAGAGAGCGGTTGCTCACTGTCCTAAGAGTGAAGTGCTTTGGCTGATGGGTGCGAAATCCAAATGGTTGgct GGCGACGTTCCGGCAGCTAGAGGTATTTTGTCCCTTGCGTTCCAGGCGAATCCGAATTCTGAGGAGATTTGGTTGGCGGCTGTAAAGTTGGAGTCTGAAAATTCAGAGTACGAAAGAGCCAGACGATTGTTAGCGAAGGCCAGAGCATCTGCGCCCACTCCTAGAGTGATGATGAAAAGCGCCAAGCTAGAATGGGCTTTGAATAATCTCGACGCAGCCTTGTTGCTTCTGAGAGAGGCACTAGAAGCGTTCGATGATTTCCCTAAGTTGTGGTTAATGAAGGGCCAAatcgaagaacaacaaggaaattTGGATAAAGCTTTGGATACGTACAACCAAGCG ATAAAGAAATGCCCAAGTTCTATTCCCCTATGGCGTTTATTAGCGCAGTTAGAGCACAGGAAAAGTCAAGTTACCAAAGCTCGGTCAGTTTTGGAAAAAGCGCGCTTGAAGAACCCAAAGAACGCGGAACTTTGGCTGGAGGCGATTAGAAACGAATTGAAAAACGGTGGCGTAAGGGACATGGCGAACACGTTGATGGCGAAAGCTTTGCAAGAATGTCCCACCTCGGGTTTACTTTGGGCAGAGGCGATTTTTATGGAGCCGCGGCCACAACGTAAAACCAAAAGCGTAGACGCGTTGAAGAAATGCGAACACGATCCTCACGTGCTTCTCGCAGTTTCCAA ATTGTTTTGGTGCGAACATAAAATTTCAAAGTGCAGGGATTGGTTCAACAGAACAGTGAAGATTGACCCTGATTTGGGGGACGCGTGGGCATACTTTTACAAATTCGAACTTTTAAATGGCACTGAAGAACAGCAAGAGGATGTGAAGAAACGATGCATTACTGCGGAACCACACCATGGAGAAAATTGGTGTAAAGTATCGAAGAATATAGTAAACTGGTGTTTAAGTATAgatcaaattttaatattagtGGCGAAAGATCTCCCAATTCCGATATAA